TGTGACCGCTGGTGGTACAGTCTGTTTAGAAGCTTGGGAAAATTTGCGAAAAGATCGAGATCAGCCTCATCTGACTCCATCAGCCCATCAGCGAAACTTAGGCTACCAAACAGTTGTTCACCGCCAAGACATACCAGTAATTTCTGGTCGCTTGGATGCTACAGAACTAGCTATGCTCCAACATCTGTCAGAACCAGAGATAATGCAAATGGATGCTGCCACAAATTATGGCTGGTTATCTGTTGAGCAAATTTTGCGCCAATATGCTCAATATCATTTAGGTCGCCCGATTCGCTCTGCTACCTTGATTGACTCTTATTTTGCCGCTAACCATGATGCAACCGTCTGAATTGGATAGAAAAATCCTGCCTTTGTCACCCAACACCAAAAAACAGAATAGGGCATCAGATCCTACAGTCAAGAATCACTTGAGTGCTGTTCCCAAGTCTACAAATAGCCCAGAAAAGCCGACACCAGATGTTTCTCAAAATGAACAAAACAAGACATCGGAAATCCCCAAAACTGAGGTGACCAGACAGCCTGAAGCCGACAAAAACGGCAATGGTCGGGGTTTTTCAGTAGCAACTACTTCCGCAACAGAATCCCCTCAATTAGATGGGTCTAGTGCCGATGGTGACACAGCATCAGCAAATGGGAAACAGCAAGGGTTTTTACCTGTATTAAGAAATCCCAATTTTCTGGCTCTGTGGGGTGGTCAAGTTTTCTGCCAGATGGCAGATAAAGTCTATCTGGTACTGATGATTGGCTTGATTAATACTCAGTTTCAGGGAAGTGATCAAAGCATTAGCGGTTGGGTATCAGCTTTAATGATGGCTTTTACGATTCCGGCTGTACTGTTTGGTTCTGTGGCTGGTGTATTTGTGGATCGCTGGTCGAAAAAAACTGTGCTGGTAACCACGAATGCTTGGCGCGGTATCCTGGTTTTATCAATTCCTTTTTTGCTGTGGTTAACTCATGATTGGCAACCCATTGGGATGTTACCTGTGGGTTTTGGGATTATTTTGGGTGTGACTTTTTTAGTCTCTACTCTGACTCAGTTTTTTGCCCCAGCAGAACAAACGGCAATTCCTTTGGTGGTGGAAGAACAGCATTTACTTTCGGCTAATTCGCTGTATACGACAACCATGATGGCTTCGGTGATTGTGGGGTTTGCCATTGGGGAACCTCTGTTAGCGATCGCTGATACACTTTGGCTAAACATCGGTGGTAGTGGTGGATTAGGTAAAGAACTTTTGGTCGGTGGTAGTTATGCGATCGCCGGATTCATTTTATTGCTGTTAGCGACTAAAGAAAAACCCCACCACCCCGACACAGAATTTCCTCACGTCTTCTCTGATTTGCGCGATGGTTTCTCTTACCTTAAAGCTAATTCTCGTGTCCGCAATGCTTTACTACAACTGACTATTTTGTTTTCTGTGTTTGCCGCCTTAACTGTTCTCGCTGTGCGGATGGCAGAAATAATTCCTAACTTAAAAGCATCTCAATTTGGCTTTTTACTAGCCTTTGGTGGTATTGGTATGGCCGCTGGGGCGACAATTCTCGGTCAGTTTGGTCAGCGCTTTTCCTACTCCCAACTTAGTCTCTCCGGTTGTTTAGGAATGTCAGTCACTCTCATTGGTCTGTCAATATTCACAACACAACTAGGGATAATTCTGTTGTTAGTAGCTTTGTTGGGTGTGTTTGGGGCGCTAGTTGGTATTCCCATGCAAACCGCTATTCAAACAGAAACTCCTCCAGAAATGCGTGGTAAGGTCTTTGGTCTGCAAAATAATGTGATTAATATTGCCTTAACTCTACCCTTGGCATTAGCTGGCGTAGCAGAAACCTTTATGGGATTACAAGCGGTTTTCTTGGTATTAGCTGTGACTGTGTTTTCAGGAGGTCTATTAACTTTTTATAACTCCCATTAGGAGTGATCAGACTTAAAGGAGATATAATTCAATACATTCTTAGCAATAGCCATTTCCTAAAGAATTGTGCTTTCGTGCTAAACTAAATCCAGCCAAAATCCATCATAGACTTGCTGAGTATCAATTTGATTTTAGCAAGACAAACTCTTTATTAAAATATAGTTATTAACAACTTAATATTTAGAGGTGAAATCCGGCAATTCACTGGTTAAATAATAATAAAGCTTGGCTTATTGACTGGGGTAGGGTGGAGTTTTCTGCAACCCCAACAGCCAAAAATTACCACATGATCAAAGACAAGCAACTAAAAAATTGATTTATCAAACCTGATTTTCTGATAGTTAACAAAGAATGCGTATAGCCTGGATTGGAAAGAAATCACCCTTTTGTGGTAATGTCACCTACAGTCGAGAAGTTACAAATGCCTTGCACCGGGAACACCAAGTTAGTTTTCTCCACTTCGCTCAAGAAGAATCTGGAACTGACAATTGGCCAAATTACCAAGAAGTTTCCCTACCCTTCATTTATAAATCCCAGGTTTACACAATTCCCAGTTTTAAAGCCACGAAGGTATTAACTGATTCGCTACGGGAAATCAAGCCGGATATAGTCCATGCTTCTCTGAGTTTATCTCCCCTGGACTTTGTGCTACCGGAAATCTGCGAACAATTGAATTTGCCTTTGATTGCTACTTTTCACACAGCCTTTGCGGGGAAGGGGGCAAAATTCGTATCGGGAACACAGATGTTAGCTTATCAACTCTATGCACCTTGTTTGGGAAACTACGATCGCGTAATTGTGTTTTCCCAAATTCAGCGCGAGTTATTAGCACGTCTAGGTGTCAAGGAAAAGAAAATTGCTGTGATTCCCAATGGAGTTGATACTGACAAGTTTTCTCCAGGACACTCGACAATCAAAGCGGAGTTCAACGCGGAACGTTTGTTTGTTTATCAAGGTCGCATCGCGCCAGAAAAAAACGTTGAATCTCTTCTCCGGGCTTGGAAGCAATCACACATGAGGACTGGTAGTAAGTTGCTGATGGTGGGTGATGGTCCTTTGAAGTCTTCCTTGGAACCATTTTATGGTTCAGAGTCCGGGATTATCTGGTTGGGATTTGTGGCTGACGAACAGCGCCGCATCGAAATTTTACGGGGCGCAGATGTATTTATTTTGCCTTCGTTGGTGGAGGGGTTGTCTCTGTCTCTGTTAGAAGCAATGTCTTGTGGAATAGCTTGTTTAGCCACAGACGTGGGTGCAGACGGAGAAGTGTTAGAGGCAGGGGCGGGTGTAGTATTGAATACTAGGACAGCGCGATCGCAATTAAGAACCCTTTTACCATTATTCCAAGACCATCCTGAGATAACTACCTTACTGGGGCAAAAAGCCAGACAGCGTGTATTAGACCGCTATACCCTCAGTAAAAATATTACTCAGCTAGAAGAATTATACAAGGAAGTTTTAGCACAGTGGCCTGTACCTCTGAGCCGCAGGGCGTGAAATATCAATCCGCTACGCAAAGCCAAAAAAGAGGAAAGGGCGGAGGGGTGAAGATCCATATATAAATATTAGGGTCTTGAAACCTTTTTGACAGAGAAAACCAAGGAAGGGAGTTAAGCAGAATAGAACAGTGCAAAGTAATTTCCAACCCCCCTGCACCCCTGCTCCCCGCTCCCCTGCTTCTTCTAGGCGATCGCGATGAATCGCCTAAATTTCTGGCGTTTTTTGCTAAGAATACTGTATGAGATGTTACTTTTACAGAAGTATGTCAAGTTTTAATTAAATAACTTTACAAAAGTTATGCTGTATTTTACAATTTTTTACATCACAGCTAAACCTCTGGTTAATTTTGAATATGGCTTTAACTATTCAGTCCGCTCAGAATATCTTCTCTAATACTCAAGTTCCCAGCCCGATTCCCGCTACCATCGCGCTGTTCGATCAACTCGGTACAGATGACCAATTGGCATATCTTTGGTACGCCTACACTGAAATGGGTAAGACAATTACTCCCGCAGCGCCTGGAGCCGCACGCCTGCAACTAGCAGAAAGTTTGCTCAACCAAATTCGGAAAATGTCCCCTGAAGAGCAAACCCAAGTTATGCGGGATCTTGCTAATCGTGCTGACGCTCCCATCAGCCGTTCTTATGGGTTTTTCAGTGTTAATACCAAGCTGGCTTTTTGGTACGAGTTGGGCGAATTGATGAAGCAGGGTGTAGTTGCTCCTATCCCCAGTGGTTATCAAATGACTCCTGGTGTACAAGTAGTCCTAGACGCAACTAAGAAACTTGATCCAGGTCAGCAAATTACAGTGCTACGGAACACTGTAGTCAATATGGGATTTGATACCTCTGATTTGGGGCCAAGTAGCTATCCCAAGGCTGCTGATGAACCTGCATTTGCTCGGACTTCTCCATCTATCTCCTCAGTCAAAATTGATGGCGTTACAGAGCCTGCTGTACTGAGCTATATTGAAGCGATGAATGCTGACGACTTTGATAAAGCTATTAGTCTGTTTACTGCTGAAGGTGCGCTACAACCACCATTCCAAAAACCAATTGTAGGTCCTGAAGCGATCGCGAAATATATGCGCGAAGAAGCCCAAGGACTGAACATGATGCCAAAACAAGGTATCTGTGAAGATCAGCCTGATGGTTCTAAGCAACTTAAAATTACAGGTGTTGTCCAAACTCCCTGGTTTGGTGTGACTGTGGGAATGAATATTGCTTGGCGGTTCTTAATCAATCCCGAAGGCAAAATTTTCTTCGTAGCAATTGATATGCTGGCTTCTCCTGAAGAACTGCTAAATCTGCGTCGCGTTTAATCAAACAGGGTAGGCATTGCCTATCCTACTAAAATATTTCTCAAATATAAGTTTCAAGTCCAAAGATCCCCGACTTTTTCAAGAAGTCGGGGATCTGAGTTTTTCGGATTTGTTTACAGACCATCCTAAACTCGTCGGCTGTTCATAAACCCGCTTGAGAGTATTCACATCTCTGGGAGAAATCGGCGGAGGGTTGCGAACTTGGGAAAAGTATAAAGCATCTGTTTGTAAATCACTATGTCCCCAAATTCCTAAAGCGTGACCGAGTTCATGGCGGGCGGCTGCTTGTAGAAATACACCTGTTTGGCTAGGACTCAATAAGATAGTGAAGCGGTGGTATGAAATATTATTTTTGGTGTATAGTTCAAAACTAGCTTGTGCAGAACGCGCACGGGGAAAATTGTCACCACGAGAAAATTGCAGCGGCGGCGCTTTTCGCAAAATATTAATATCAGCCATATCCGGCTGTTCCACTACCACCAAAGGTAAATAAGCACTCCATTCTTGCACAGTCTGTAAGACACTACTAAACCATGCTTGAGCCTGGGTATTACTCTCTTCTTGTGGTATCTCTACGTATACTTTAATCGGAAATTGCGACCAAACTAAATAACCTACCTGTGTTTTTTCCACTTGGGAAAAGTAATCCCCACTGCTTGTATCATCTTGCCATTGCGCTAATGTGGGCGGTAGGGGATGGGGCGATGGGGAGATAGAAGTACTTTGAATGACAGCATGAGATGGCAGGTGAGTAAAAATAACTAGCAGCCCTGCACCAATTAATAAGGCGAGGACTGCTAGAAACCGTTGTATATTTAAATGTTTGCGGGTTTTAGGTTTTGGGTATTGAATTTTTTTGCCCATTATCCTATTCCCCTATTTTTACTTAGGTAGCCAACCGGCACTTAAAACGACGGTGAAACCCATAAACATGACTGTCAGCGCCCAGGTAACTCTGTTTAAGGTGTCTTCTGCACTCTTGGTGCTGCTGAATAATTGGGCTTGTCCACCAATGGCACCAATTCCATCTCCTTTAGGACTATGTAACAGCACCAAAATAATTAAACCTAAAGCAGAAAGGGCCCAAACGATTTGCACAATACTAGTAGCTGTCATAGTTAAGAATCTCTCTTATAACAAATTTCAAATTGGTACGAGAAGTCGAAAACTAGGAGTGAGAAAACTCTTCACTCCTAAGCTTGTTTACATCCCAGCTTCCACGGGAGTCCGAGTGGGTTCCACTTCATATCCGGCTGGTGTCAATAGCGATCGCCCTGTCATTTCTGACGGTTGGGGGATCTGTAAAATCTCTAGAATGGTGGGTGCAATGTCGGCTAGCTTGCCATCGCTTCGCAGTACAACATTGGTACCATGTCCAGGGATTTTTATCGTCTCTCCTTCCACTAAGATGAAGGGGACTGGATTAGTCGTGTGAGCTGTCCAGGGATTACCTTCTTCATCTAGCATATACTCGGCGTTACCGTGGTCAGCCGTAATCATCGCTGTGCCACCGGCTTTGCTGATGCTGGTGAGTAATCTACCCAAACAATGATCTACTGTTTCAATCGCTGTCACCGTGGCTTCTATTTGACCAGTATGCCCTACCATGTCTGGGTTAGCATAGTTAATCACCACTAAAGAGTAGACACCTTTTTTAATCGCAGCGATCGCCACATCTGTAACTGCTTCTGCTGACATTGTAGGGGCTTTGTCGTAAGTTGCGACCATTGGACTACTTACAAGTTCTCGGTCTTCCCCAGCAAAAGGTTCCTCTAGTCCCCCATTAAAGAAATAGGTGACGTGGGCGTATTTTTCTGTTTCAGCCGTGCGAAACTGCTGCAAGCCATTATTGGCAACTACTTCCCCTAAAATATTACTCAAATTTTGCGGTTCAAAAGCTACAGCCACTGGTAGTTCTGAATCGTATTGAGTAAAGGTAGCAAAGGACAACGGCTGAATTTGCTGTCTTTCAAAGCCTGTGAATTTGGGGCTGACAAAAGCTTGAGTCAGCTGTCTAGCGCGGTCTGGGCGGAAGTTGAAGAATATCACACCGTCCCCTGATTCTATTGCGCCAGGGGCAATGCGGACTGGATTGACAAACTCATCCTTCACACCTTCAGCGTAAGATGCTGACAAAATTTCCACAGCCTGACGACCATCAACCGCACCATTTTGTGTCATCACGTCGTAGGCAAGTTTCACCCGATCCCAACGGTGATCCCGATCCATCGCGTAGTAACGACCGCTGAGGGTAACTATGCGCCCAATGCCTTTATCGTCTAGCTGCTCCTGCAATAGCTTGATTGCTTTTATACCCTCTGTGGGGGCAGTATCACGACCATCGGTGATGGCGTGGATACACACTTGTGAAATTTCCTGTTCCTTGGCTAAGTCCAGTAGTCCGAAGAGATGGCTGAGATGAGAATGTACCCCTCCCTCAGAACAAAGCCCCACTAGGTGCAGCTTGCCATTCCCTGAGCGAACTTTCTCGCAGATTTTGACAAGTGCTGGGTTTTTGAGGATAGAACCATCTTCCACCGCATCCGAGATGCGTACCAATTCTTGAGGTACTACTCGCCCAGCGCCAATATTCAAATGACCCACTTCCGAGTTGCCCATCTGTCCTTCTGGCAACCCTACGGCTTTTCCTGATGTGCTGATGAGGGTGTGCGGGTAAGCTGTCCATAAGCTTTCCACAATGGGAGTTTTAGCAGCGATAATCGCGTTTCCTCGCTTCTCCTCGCAGTAGCCCCACCCGTCTAAAATGACTAGCACCACAGGAGCAACAGGTGCTTTGGTCATAGTAAAATTGCCCTTTACTTTTTGTAATATCCGCATGATACCACTGCTAATCACCAGTGCAAGTGAATTTCTGCTGATTAACTTAATCTTCTAATAACTGTTATCTGTATTTTTG
This portion of the Nodularia sp. LEGE 06071 genome encodes:
- a CDS encoding MFS transporter, with the translated sequence MQPSELDRKILPLSPNTKKQNRASDPTVKNHLSAVPKSTNSPEKPTPDVSQNEQNKTSEIPKTEVTRQPEADKNGNGRGFSVATTSATESPQLDGSSADGDTASANGKQQGFLPVLRNPNFLALWGGQVFCQMADKVYLVLMIGLINTQFQGSDQSISGWVSALMMAFTIPAVLFGSVAGVFVDRWSKKTVLVTTNAWRGILVLSIPFLLWLTHDWQPIGMLPVGFGIILGVTFLVSTLTQFFAPAEQTAIPLVVEEQHLLSANSLYTTTMMASVIVGFAIGEPLLAIADTLWLNIGGSGGLGKELLVGGSYAIAGFILLLLATKEKPHHPDTEFPHVFSDLRDGFSYLKANSRVRNALLQLTILFSVFAALTVLAVRMAEIIPNLKASQFGFLLAFGGIGMAAGATILGQFGQRFSYSQLSLSGCLGMSVTLIGLSIFTTQLGIILLLVALLGVFGALVGIPMQTAIQTETPPEMRGKVFGLQNNVINIALTLPLALAGVAETFMGLQAVFLVLAVTVFSGGLLTFYNSH
- a CDS encoding glycosyltransferase family 4 protein — its product is MRIAWIGKKSPFCGNVTYSREVTNALHREHQVSFLHFAQEESGTDNWPNYQEVSLPFIYKSQVYTIPSFKATKVLTDSLREIKPDIVHASLSLSPLDFVLPEICEQLNLPLIATFHTAFAGKGAKFVSGTQMLAYQLYAPCLGNYDRVIVFSQIQRELLARLGVKEKKIAVIPNGVDTDKFSPGHSTIKAEFNAERLFVYQGRIAPEKNVESLLRAWKQSHMRTGSKLLMVGDGPLKSSLEPFYGSESGIIWLGFVADEQRRIEILRGADVFILPSLVEGLSLSLLEAMSCGIACLATDVGADGEVLEAGAGVVLNTRTARSQLRTLLPLFQDHPEITTLLGQKARQRVLDRYTLSKNITQLEELYKEVLAQWPVPLSRRA
- a CDS encoding orange carotenoid protein N-terminal domain-containing protein, coding for MALTIQSAQNIFSNTQVPSPIPATIALFDQLGTDDQLAYLWYAYTEMGKTITPAAPGAARLQLAESLLNQIRKMSPEEQTQVMRDLANRADAPISRSYGFFSVNTKLAFWYELGELMKQGVVAPIPSGYQMTPGVQVVLDATKKLDPGQQITVLRNTVVNMGFDTSDLGPSSYPKAADEPAFARTSPSISSVKIDGVTEPAVLSYIEAMNADDFDKAISLFTAEGALQPPFQKPIVGPEAIAKYMREEAQGLNMMPKQGICEDQPDGSKQLKITGVVQTPWFGVTVGMNIAWRFLINPEGKIFFVAIDMLASPEELLNLRRV
- a CDS encoding peptidase; the protein is MGKKIQYPKPKTRKHLNIQRFLAVLALLIGAGLLVIFTHLPSHAVIQSTSISPSPHPLPPTLAQWQDDTSSGDYFSQVEKTQVGYLVWSQFPIKVYVEIPQEESNTQAQAWFSSVLQTVQEWSAYLPLVVVEQPDMADINILRKAPPLQFSRGDNFPRARSAQASFELYTKNNISYHRFTILLSPSQTGVFLQAAARHELGHALGIWGHSDLQTDALYFSQVRNPPPISPRDVNTLKRVYEQPTSLGWSVNKSEKLRSPTS
- the secG gene encoding preprotein translocase subunit SecG — translated: MTATSIVQIVWALSALGLIILVLLHSPKGDGIGAIGGQAQLFSSTKSAEDTLNRVTWALTVMFMGFTVVLSAGWLPK
- the gpmI gene encoding 2,3-bisphosphoglycerate-independent phosphoglycerate mutase, whose protein sequence is MTKAPVAPVVLVILDGWGYCEEKRGNAIIAAKTPIVESLWTAYPHTLISTSGKAVGLPEGQMGNSEVGHLNIGAGRVVPQELVRISDAVEDGSILKNPALVKICEKVRSGNGKLHLVGLCSEGGVHSHLSHLFGLLDLAKEQEISQVCIHAITDGRDTAPTEGIKAIKLLQEQLDDKGIGRIVTLSGRYYAMDRDHRWDRVKLAYDVMTQNGAVDGRQAVEILSASYAEGVKDEFVNPVRIAPGAIESGDGVIFFNFRPDRARQLTQAFVSPKFTGFERQQIQPLSFATFTQYDSELPVAVAFEPQNLSNILGEVVANNGLQQFRTAETEKYAHVTYFFNGGLEEPFAGEDRELVSSPMVATYDKAPTMSAEAVTDVAIAAIKKGVYSLVVINYANPDMVGHTGQIEATVTAIETVDHCLGRLLTSISKAGGTAMITADHGNAEYMLDEEGNPWTAHTTNPVPFILVEGETIKIPGHGTNVVLRSDGKLADIAPTILEILQIPQPSEMTGRSLLTPAGYEVEPTRTPVEAGM